AACATCATTGGTCAGGGACACGTTGATGCAGAACACTCCAGAGTCGTTGAAGAACTGGCGAAGGATCATCTGACAATCTGGGGAGGGTGTCACGTTGTTACAGATGGTCTCCACAGGTGTGATGCAGTCTGCGTCCGAGATGATGGTGCACACTTCATTGGGAAGGCTATGTAATATGTAAAGAGAAGGTGGAAATATAAAGTGAAGGTGATGGCAATGTTCAAAATACTAATTTCAATAGGAATGTGCATGGTTCCTTGGGTCCTGTTTCCACTGCTAGTTGGCTACTCACCTCCCCTGGCAGGTGATGGTCAggtccacagcattctgcaccaCCTCAGTGGCCAGAGACACCACATTGGCCACCTGGGTGATCTCCACACTCTCAATACCCTCTAAGAAATGAGATCGATTGAGAgatcattatcagcaaccatcacctgCATTTTACATCTCAACTGTGACTGTATTGAAAATACTGAACATCTACAGTATCTGGACATATGTGGACTTACGGACAACGTCCACAGCGGTCGAGAAGGAGCCATAGCGGTATATCATACAGTTGTCAGCCGCTGTAAGTTCAGGAGCCTGTCTTTTAGCCACAACAAGAGccacctgtgtctctgtgtttgccTCTATCTCAGCCTCTGCTGCTACCTCACTCTCCACTGGAGCACTCACTGCTGCTGGCGCTGAAGAGGAACAAAAATACAGTAAGTTAATAATATTATGAAATGGCTCAAATAATGTTTTTGTTTGTATACAGAATGACTAAGTAACTGATTACCTGCAGTGGCATCAGCTGCAACCTCAATCACTGTCTCTACGACCTCTGCTTCTAGCTCTGCCTCGGCCTCAAGAGCAAGTTCAGCTGGCACCACCTCCACCACAGCTGCAGCCTCCGTGGCGGCAGGAACAATGACGTTGGCAGCAGGGGCCACCGTCTCGACCTGGGCCACCTCTGTTGCAGCCGCAACCTCAGCCACCACCTCAGCATCGGCAACTGCGGTTGCCTCCTCCACGGGTGTAACGGTGGCTACAGCTGGGACCTCTGGGAGGACTGTGGCCGCCAGGTCCACTGTTGCCtcttctccctctgcaactggagcaACTGAAGGAGCAGCGTCGATGGCAGGCACATCTGCAGCCGTTGCTTCTACCACGGCTGTTTCGGCAGCTGCAGCTGCATCAGCATCAACAGCAGCTACCTCTTCAGTTGCTGGGGCGACGGGGGCAGCTGTGGCTCCCTCCACAGCTGGGACAGGGGCAGGGACCTCAATGGCTGCAGCAGCCGTGTCTTCTGCTGTGGCATCGGCTTCTACTGCAGGGACAGAGGCAGGGTCCTCTGTTGCTGGGATGACGGCTGGATCATCTGCTGCTGAGGCAACCACCTCGACTCCCTCTGCGGCTGCAGCTGCATCTGTGTCTGCAGTCTCAGCAGGGGCAACGTCAGAGGCGGGCACATCCAGGGCGATGTCAGCTGGAGCTGCCCTTGGGGTAGAGACCACCACAACAACGGCAGGAGCACCGGAGGGATTCATAGGCATCACTGGTTGAAAACACAAGAACAAAGGCAACAGTTATGACTgttacatacactgaatatgcATTAACTTTTGTAAAGGGAAGATTGAATCCAATAAATGGATTCGCTGTAAAATAGAAACTCGATGTCTCTCACCAGTGGGGCTGGCAGCGGTGGGGTCTGCAGGTGTGTCACAGCCGTTGGGGATGCTTGCCATCAGGACCACCTGAGGCCTGTATGTGCCGGTGTTGAGGTATGTATGTGTGACCTGGTGCTCCCTGGAGATGAGGGTGCCACtgttgtcaccaaagtcccagtTAAAGGTGACGTCTGAGGCGCTGAGGTACTGGCTGGGGTCGTGGAGGCTGATGCTAAAGGCAATGGCCCGATTCTGGATGAAGCTCTGGTCAGCCTCGTTCACATCATTAATTTGAGTCAGCGACACTGCGAAGGGGATCTGGTCTGGGGAGGCACAAAGCAAAGACAAAAGATGTCACGTTGTGACATCAATGCTGTGAAGTTTTGTGAGagtcccactgtagctcagttggtagagcatggcgcttgcaacgccagggttgtgggttcgattcccacggggggccagtttttaaaatgtaataaaaatgtatgcattctactgtaagttgctctggataagagcgtctgctaaatgactaaaatgtaaatgtaaagagtCAATGCAAATTATCAATTGAAGTCAAATTAGGGTTGATTGAATTTTGGTTTAAATAAGATTTTGTGCACTTAAACCCTGGATCCAGCTGCCCACCTGTGATGGAGAAGGTTGTGGAGGCGTAGCCCAGAGGGATGAACTTGTCCTTGCCACGACAGTGGTAGATGACTACCTCCATGTTGTAAGAGCCCAGGGGCACATTGTCCGTGCCgatggtgagagaggaggaggtcccATCCGCCACTTGCCAGTAACGTCCTGGGATACAAAGCAGCAGTAGTTAGAAAAACCAGCAGAGCTTATAAATATGAACGGCCTGATGATCAAATCTTGTGCTGACAAAACTCCCAAGAACATTAGCTGCTTCATTAGTCCTTTCAACCCTCATATGAAAGGAATGATTTCACAGTGCACAGCTTTGTAAATACTAGAAAGCATTGTGTTATTGTGTTAGCATTTTCTCACATGAATGTCTGTAAATGAAAGAGCTGTCCTTACCCCATGTCTTCCACACAAACACGTAGTGTGGTTTCCTGTCTGCGGTCCCAGTGAAGGGGGTGCCATCAGGAAAGACTCCGCTGTACTCTCCTGAAGGACCAGAGACCTGGTCGGGATACACAGCCTGACCCTGACGGTACTGTGTTCCTGTAGCAGAGGAacaccacacccagttcaacatAAAAGGTTAGGGACACTAGAaaaatactgtaggcctataggaccaacaaaaaaactgTGGGGTCAGTGGGGTGTGGTATAGTGGTTGAATTTGGAAGAAGAGCTCACCATTGACAGTGCAGTTACGCGCCCACACCACCTGTCCATCAGGAAGCACTGTCTGGTTTGATGGGAAGCGAAGGTCGATGTTAAAGGTTGCCTTTGCGCCAGTCAGGGTGGGTGCATCATTTTTCACATCGAATGTAACTTCTCCACCTGGTGACAGAAAGTGATAAATACATCAATAGAAAGTGCTTAATGTTTCTATATTAAGTGATTCATCTTTAAAAAAGTGCAATAAAGTGAGAACCCACCAATCCAACAGTCTCTGTATCGGGAGTCCCCATCTTTCCACACTGGATATATCCCTGAGTTCCATGAGCGGTAGCGTGTAAAACGTGTTTTAGGCTCTGAAAAAAAGAAAAGTGATTAAGTTTTAGGGTAATTTTCCTCTTGTTCTCCTAATTGTTTTTGTTGATCACACTTTGACATAGTAAACTTCTACTACTACATGACATGTTATCCATTCATATTAATCATATTATTGAGGTTTTATCAGTTATTTAGCATCTCCAGTAGGTATGGTGAGGTATTGCCATTAGGTATCAGCAAAACGCTAACGGAAAATCTGTTTGTAAGACCAGCTGACCACTGCACTACTAAATCTAGACGTAAATCTGAGGTTGAAAATGCTCTTTTATTAGGACTTTGTCTAGACATTGGTCAGGATCAGGATCCTGGCACCCAGAACTCATTACCTACCAGGCTAATTAAATAGCATTTACTTTTATAATGTATTTTGGTGAATGTCATGCGAAGATCTACTACTCAGACCAACTCAAATGCTTATTGAAAATGTTGACAATTTCTACTGTTCTATAATCTATTTATCTCCAAATCTACAGTATCTGACCCTTCCTTACTGAAATACAGCCATGGCTATTCTATTTTATGACCACATGATTATACGGGGAAGTGTTCTCTGCCCTGTTGCCTACCCTGGGTAGAGGAAAAGTTATTATCATAACACTACAGTTTGGGATATGGGTGTATGATGGGGTGTGAACAAAGACATTTACCAACATTTTACTGAAAGAAGGACAAAAATAATTGTTTGACATGTAGATAGCGTTGGTGAGTAGTTCAGGTATTTCTGTGATGGTTGtggaaaggggaggagggagtgaggtgggggttcCAGGTGGTGTGAGTCACACGGCCCCTGCAATCCCCCTCAATCCCTTTCATGTGACTGTCAGCTGAGCGCAGGCAGCTGTAATCCCAACTGCTGGAATGAGGGGAGCCTCTGTGGAGCTCAGACATCAGGGCGGCTTTATTCTCCTACtgttgttcctgtgtgtgtgtgtgtgtgtgtgtgtgtgtgtgtgtgtgtgtgtgtgtgtgtgtgtgtgtgtgtgtgtgtgtgtgtgtgtgtgtgtgtgtgtgtgtgtgtgtgtgtgtgtgtgtgtgtgttaaggattTTGTTAAGGATTTAGGAAACCTCAACACCTACATTATCTTATTGTGAGCCCCTTGTATTCCCTATATGATACTGTACAGCCTCACTCAGCTTCAACAACCTCAGGAATGCAAATTCCAAAAGACCAACATTAGTACTGATGTTCCCTCTGGGAAAAATATAGTTAATCTATTTTATTGTTGAGAGCTGAGATAAAGTGTTCCCCTTACTATTGAAACTCCTGGATACACATTAGAGTTGTAGGGCTTGGAGTGCAGACAACTTGGCATGTGATTGCGCTATCCTTGACTACGAGCATGTAATCTGTGTCACACTATGTCAGTAGTTATTGGACATGCTATTTTACTGTATATAACACAGTGTTTGAACTCTTGCTGGGGTGAGATTAATGATTATTAATTACCAAATGTTTTACCAAAATGATTGGTAATATGTGATACCAAAATGAACTGTATGATGAGCTCATGTCAAAATTAGTGTGCATTTACTCAGGATCTTGATTATGAAATTCTTCACACTTTAAATTTGAACTGATTTGCACAAATTATGTTGTTACTTAGAAGATTGTACTGGTATACTCTTTGAAAATGTTGTCATTTCAGACACTGGTAGTCCTGTAAATTCACCAGGTATTGAAACGCTTTACTATATGCAGATATTTGTAGAGTATATATGCAGTGTATAGAGGAGTAATGCATAGATTATTATTAATCTTACAGTGTTCCAAAATTCCGGCTTTAGAGCTCAGGTTTCTACACAGACTCTGAGAATAAAATAAACCATTCAAACTAAGTTGAAGATATTACAGAACTGAACGATATGAGAGAGACCACTGTTATTCACTATTACTGAATAATTACGTTAGTTGAGCTTGTCCAAGTTCCATTAGTGTGTAAACAACTATACAATTAATTATTGTTTCTTATTAATAACATGATGATTGACGGATCATCAGACAAGTTATATTGTATGTATTGATTATTCAAATGTACAAGTTTATGGAATACAAAAATGCAATTTGTTTATATTTGGGAAAATATAGAACAACACAAACATTTCACTACTAAAGGGGATTGTTAGCACAAATGTCATTTCACACGCAGCTGGAAAGCTGTGGACATTCTAAATTATTTCTAATTACTCAGGGAGTACTTAGCAAAGCTCAGTGATAATCTCTTCCATTATTTCAATCCGTCCCACCTCAGCCCCATCTCTACTCCAACACTGCACATAATTCAAGAAAGATGGGATGGAGAAACCTCTGTTTTATCAAATAGATATTTTCATGCAGAAAATAATCCATATACTCACTTGCTCCAAAAGCTGCTGACAAGAGAGCCAACACTAGTACTATCAGTACAGTCTTCATTGTGCGTGGTTGTGTGTGTCCTTCTTTGCCCAGTTCCTAACCCTCGTCCTAGTCTTAAAAAcccaacaacaacacaccacctGGAGAGATTTGTGGTAGGATGTCCGATTCCCTATAAAAGAGTCTTGGACGATAAATTACCATAAACTTGCCTCTTACCTCTGACATCATAGGAAGTCTACAAACCAGCCCCTCCCACTCTGATCAACTGTGtgaaacagacacacactttGTTAGCAATGCTATTATGTTTTCACATGTTTAATTGGATAATTACAGTAGCTAAAGGGATTAACCTTAACTTAGTGATACCATCTATCCAGAAAACATATTTCCACATGCCAGAATGATTTAAAAATCATCAGTAATGCCATCTTCCCACTAGATAAAACACTTGAATTTATTTTGAAGAACTGAAGAAATTATCAGATTTTGGACATATTATTTTCTCTAACAAGTACAGAACGTTAGGTTTCCCATTTTCATCAGATAGTGGGAACCTTCTGGAATTAGTGGCCTAGTGGTTGTGGTGTGAAAAAAAGCAATAGCTCACAAAGTAAGGATGATGAGCGTGTTGGAGTGTTGTCTGAGGATACACAGCAACTGAGGGACCTACTGCACACGTTATCTGAGTGCTGGACCATCCTTTTTTGCTACAGCCTGTGAGCACTGAGCAGGCTGGCTGTTTTTTTGCTGATGTTGTCCTAGCATATGGAGTTTGCAAAGGTCAAACAATTTTCTCTTTAGGAAATTGAATCAATGGGTGtgtcccaataatctctcctttctcccgaaGTGTACACTTGTTCACATTCCTTcatggatttgaaaggaaataaCTTGTATATGGAAACTATCTAGCCCATTCCTACACCAATCCAATGTTTTTACATTTCTGTCGAGTAGTGAAAGAGTGTACTCTTTAGGACGTACCCATTCTGTAGTGTCCTTGATATGAAGTCATAGTTAGGTATTGTCAAGCATAGTACAATTGTTGGAGGTGGATTGGTGTTCCTTAAACCCAATAGGAACTGTTAAAAGCTGGGCCACTGGCCATGTAACCAGGAGAAGAGAACAAAAAAGGACCATGAAGGAACAACAGACTTTTCTATCTCCTCTGTACTCTTATGTTACTTATCTGACCGTTTAAAGTTTACATTAATGTGTTTGTTCTAATCTTGCAATTCCTATGCAAAAGTTGACACTTGTTCCTTTGATGATTTTCCCCCAGACATGTTGGAAAGACAATTTTCCGCCAGATTCCATGACTCCACCATTATACCATATACTCTAATGTCACTTAAGCTAACTTCACTTCAGTTAATAACTTTTCTCATCAATAtcgtgttttatttatttatattttttaaacattttttgtcatttagcagacgctcttatccagagcgacttacagtagcgaatgcacacatttcataaaaaaatttccccgtactggtcccccgtgggaattgaacccacaaccctggcattgcaaacaccatgctctaccaactgagccacacgggacccaactgagccacacgggaccaccatCTATCATATTCTGACAGAGATTTTAAACAAATGtaatttactgtactgtatgtaatgtctgTTCCTTATGTGAAGGCCTGGAAGAATTCTCTCAGCTGTAGTCATGCATGCCTGCCCTGACGTCCGACCTTACAGCTGTGTGTGCATGGGGGTCACAAGATGAGTGTGTGGGGATGGCAAATCAATAGCATCCTTTTactcctctctttccccatatCCTCCTTTCAGTGCCCTAAGCCTCATACCAAGTCAAAGTATCTACGCTCGTAGCAGTCCACACACGCTGGGAAACACTCGTGCTTGCTCTATATTACTGTGGAAGCTCATTGTCCTTCTTCTGCATTCCAGAGCGTTTCAGTCAAACAAGCCTGAGACATTATTGAGCTATTGGGGTAGAAATACAAAGGTCTCAATGGTTGAGAACACCGGTCACAATGAAAATACCATAACCTAGGTTTGTGTGGGAAAACATAGTATTGTAATGACCCTGGAATTGATAAGCACAATTATCCTAAGGGAGCTAGCTTTCTAGGAGCAGTGATAACGTGTCTGGCTCTGGACCCTAGGGTACTGGGGTCAAATCCTGTTTTGGAACCTCGTGCTACTCCCTTGTTTTGTTACAGTATGCTCAAAGGTTTAAAGGTTGAGTGAGTACAATTCTTCCAATACAATAAAGCAAAATACCGAATGTACTAAAACACCATAAAACAAAATAACATGCATGCAACTCACTATATACTCAAATCAGGTTAAAAAACAAATCAACAAATTATTCAGTTATGTATGGACACAGGTAGTGGTATGAGTAGGCCTCTGCATCCTTAAATCCTTTATACTTGGAAGTTCTCATTTTACAGAGAAAAGGGGTGATTAAAATAGAAGCCACATGTTCTTTTTCACACAAGGTGCATTCAATGGGAAATATGTATGTAGCTGACAGAACTTACCATTTGAGTTGCCTTACGTTGGTGGTGAGATTGTTCAAACTGCACTACATGTGACCCCTCATGTGCTAACAACATTGCTAATGGCTCACTAAATTCTTCCCACAGAGCACCTGACCGACCACactgcacagcacagcacagcacagcacagcaaagATACCACCATAGAACACTGGCTTAGACAAAGCCCACACAAACCAGAATGAAACTAGCTGTGCGTTTATGATGAGAGAAAAACCTTTATCTCAATTTGGTAAAATAATGTTTCTGAAGACACATTCAACTGAAGAGGCATTAAACTGTCTCTAACCTGGCTTTGTACAGTTACAGTATTACCATTTACACTCAAATGAAGGCTACAATGGTTCATTTTCAGCACATGAAATTCAGCACTAGATGGAGGCCAGAATTTTGGATGCAGGTCACACATTGCTGGCTGTAACTGTCAActatctctcgctccctctctctctcacacacacacacacacacacacacacacacacacacacacacacacacacacacacacacacacacacacacacacacacacacacacacacacacacacacacacacacacacacacacacacacacacacacacacacacacacacacacacacacacttgggacAAAAGGTTGATCCACTCTGGGATCAGAGAACAAAGGGAATGAGCAAACAACACCTGAGGCATGTCAGGAATTTGAACATAAATAGGATCAAATCAACAGGAAAAGCGTGAGACTTTTTGTTTGATGATTGGAATAATGTTGCGCGTGAAAGTCTAGAGGAATAATGAGTCAACATGTCTCAGAGTGCAGACAATTGTCACAATGTAACCTGTGAGAGCAAGAGGAGGGCAATTCAATCATTATTTACCAGTTTCCAATGGAATGATGACATAAGCAGCAGCCAGATGTAGGACAGGCAGAGGGGACAGGTTCACAGAAGAGTATATAGCATTAGCTACTTCCTTGAAAGCAATAACTTACAAATGTCTTGAGGGAAAATCAGCATATGAATCTCAACTGAAGGTGATTATAGGCGCCTTAAAAGTTTACTTTTCACAGAAATGCCAGACTGACAGACTGTAAAGAAGCTTTTCAAGAGCCTAATGCtgcattcataaccaagtgggaaggtggtatttACCACATATGACTGTGAAAAATGAAGTTGAACGACCCTCCAATTTATAATTACTAACGTCTATCatccctgagctctgacgtcaacTACTAAGGAAATTACCTCGATAACAGAATTACCGGCAGATAAATGTAACACAGCATTACCTATACAAAGATATATCTATTAATATGGTTTTTGAACACTATAATGTGTTTACAAGCTTGAAAGCTGTAGTTTTAGTTCATGGTTGACGCAGCTTGTTTGCCATTAGCCAATCTGCGTTTCACAACAAGTTCAAAGCacgtcccagtctgtaatcccaacatgtttcaagctgaccaccattgtccctgttcccaagaatgcCAAAGTtacctgcttaaatgactattgtaccttagcactcacagctgtaattatgaagtgctttgaaaggctggtcatgacacacatcaacaccatcatcccagacatcccaaacaccctggacccactccaatttgcatactgccccaacagattcacaaatgaagcaatctcaattgcacttccCACTGCTCTCTCCCACGAGGACAAGAGGATAAAtagctatgtgagaatgctgttcatagacttcagatcagcgttcaacaccatagtcccctccaagctcatcatcaagctcggaACAATGGGactgaacatctccctctgcaactggatcttggacgtCCTGACGGGCCAGCcccaggtgatgagggtaggcaacaacacctccgccacgctgaccctcaaaatgggggcccctcaggtgtgtgtgcttagtcccctcctatactccctgttcaaccacaactgcatggccatgcacgactccgacaccatcatcaagtttgctgatgacataacggtggtaggcctgatcaccgttgGTGATGACACGGTCTactgggaggaggtcagagacctggcagtgtggtgccaggtcaACAGCTTCTCCCTCAACGTCTGTCAGATTTAGgatctgatcgtggactacaggaaataggggggagagcacacccccatccacatcgagggggctgtagtggagcgggttgagagtttcaaggtCCTTGcatccacatcactgaggacttaaCCTAATGTAGCAGAAGTAAAATAAATGCCTGACACTAGATcccccccctacatactggtcttgacGAGGGAAAAAAACTGGAGGAGTTAAGAGTGGTGTCACCTTGTTCATGTCCAAAAGCAAAAGTCACatcacaggctctctttccatttcccctgaaaaccggaACATTCGGTTGTTGGGGACTCGGCATAGGCTACTAAGGACTTAacgtggtccacacacacccgcacagtcgTAAAGAGGACACGACAGCACCTCTtccacctcaggaggctgaaaggaTTTGGCATTTGCCTTccgatcctcaaaaagttatatagctgcaccattgggagcatcttgactagctgcatcaccgcttggcaactgcaccgcccttgaCGGCAAAGcgctgccatccaagacctctatatcaggcggtatcagaggaatGCCTGAAAAACTTCCAAGAACTTCAGCgatccaagccatagactgttcactctgctactgtcCGGCAAACGGTACCGAAGCATCGGCTCTTGGACAAACAGGCtctgagacagcttctacccccaagccataatgcTTACCCGGacgatctgcattgacccttccttgcactgactctatgcacatttacatttactaACACTTcatacaaacccacacacacacatacactacataagcacacacacacacagacgcacgtgcgacacacacacactttcaccctCATCATATGAAGCTGcttctctgttctttattttactcctattattatctatcctggcctcccgagtggtgcagcggtctaaggcactgcatcgcagtgctagaggcatcacaacagacccgggtttgatcccgggctgtgtcgtagctggccgtgaccgggagacccttGAGGTGGTGGACAATTGGACTAGCGTTGTTAGGGGAGGGTATGGCTgactgggatgtccttgtcccatcgcgctctagcgactccttgtggcgggctggacgcatgcatgctgactttggtcgccagctgtacagtgtttcctctgacacattggttgcggctggcttccag
The sequence above is drawn from the Salmo salar chromosome ssa22, Ssal_v3.1, whole genome shotgun sequence genome and encodes:
- the pmela gene encoding premelanosome protein a, whose translation is MKTVLIVLVLALLSAAFGAKPKTRFTRYRSWNSGIYPVWKDGDSRYRDCWIGGEVTFDVKNDAPTLTGAKATFNIDLRFPSNQTVLPDGQVVWARNCTVNGTQYRQGQAVYPDQVSGPSGEYSGVFPDGTPFTGTADRKPHYVFVWKTWGRYWQVADGTSSSLTIGTDNVPLGSYNMEVVIYHCRGKDKFIPLGYASTTFSITDQIPFAVSLTQINDVNEADQSFIQNRAIAFSISLHDPSQYLSASDVTFNWDFGDNSGTLISREHQVTHTYLNTGTYRPQVVLMASIPNGCDTPADPTAASPTVMPMNPSGAPAVVVVVSTPRAAPADIALDVPASDVAPAETADTDAAAAAEGVEVVASAADDPAVIPATEDPASVPAVEADATAEDTAAAAIEVPAPVPAVEGATAAPVAPATEEVAAVDADAAAAAETAVVEATAADVPAIDAAPSVAPVAEGEEATVDLAATVLPEVPAVATVTPVEEATAVADAEVVAEVAAATEVAQVETVAPAANVIVPAATEAAAVVEVVPAELALEAEAELEAEVVETVIEVAADATAAPAAVSAPVESEVAAEAEIEANTETQVALVVAKRQAPELTAADNCMIYRYGSFSTAVDVVQGIESVEITQVANVVSLATEVVQNAVDLTITCQGSLPNEVCTIISDADCITPVETICNNVTPSPDCQMILRQFFNDSGVFCINVSLTNDVSLAVASAKVSVTVGSNSSPAGTVAAVLGVMVLVCVAGAIALTYKRFNQYRPLREDSTGGIMGSSGNTSVPMLLWNLLSRQSPGERSPLLQGRVV